The Oncorhynchus masou masou isolate Uvic2021 chromosome 31, UVic_Omas_1.1, whole genome shotgun sequence genome includes a region encoding these proteins:
- the LOC135525284 gene encoding neuritin-like has product MLISPHCEPGIQRVLMVYSLSLCLLPVVGPCPSSAASTRRCHSIYKGFAQCLMALGDSLSESAQKIEDTQEIHTICKSWDEFHDCANVAMAGCPDEAAAVWESLRQESKKMQFSGNLYDMCSSRNQPAGTADALSPPNQEEINQESLKAHTHHLGPASFWLLSLCLSLLLLLAKI; this is encoded by the exons ATGCTCATTTCTCCCCACTGTGAGCCAGGGATACAGAGAGTGCTGATGGtatactctctgtctctgtgtctccttccAGTCGTCGGCCCCTGTCCCAGCTCTGCTGCCTCCACCAGGAGGTGTCACTCCATCTATAAGGGCTTCGCTCAGTGTCTGATGGCTCTGGGGGACAGCCTGAGTGAGAGTGCCCAGAAGATTGAGGATACACAGGAGATACACACCATCTGCAA GTCCTGGGATGAGTTTCATGACTGTGCGAATGTGGCGATGGCGGGCTGTCCTGATGAGGCTGCTGCAGTCTGGGAGTCTCTGCGACAGGAGTCCAAGAAGATGCAGTTTTCTGGTAACCTGTATGACATGTGCTCCAGTCGTAACCAACCAGCTGGCACTGCTGATGCCCTGAGCCCACCCAACCAGGAAGAGATTAACCAGGAGTCTCTAAAAGCACACACCCACCATCTAGGTCCCGCCTCTTTCTGGTTGCTCTCCTTATGTCTGTCCCTTCTGCTGCTGTTGGCCAAGATATAG